The following proteins come from a genomic window of Desulfovibrio sp. UIB00:
- a CDS encoding glycosyltransferase family A protein gives MGLTISGVNKKPRSINCFEEKKVLPKLLLLATTRDRPQIYLERLFNSLAAQENKNFILLLGDQSQNGISDSFLNDYKGKFSFKIVKILPCGLSEARNILLGIAPKGYEWFTLTDDDCYYTPDCFSQFAKYQALEPSAAAFAGNPCETIEDCACSEQSLHSLTCFSAIQKAPSYVLFFRRTAFESVGLFDTCMGIGSNTPWQSGEETDILIRMIVSGFRVYRAKGINVLHDTIFKNPLDTKKIRSYGAGRMFLLVKHKYSIFFCLLNIAYPVIISLPHFFSRGPLSFRVYSHMFWGRLLGYIKLIFMRLKNCKSQKTSLE, from the coding sequence ATGGGCTTGACAATATCTGGAGTAAACAAGAAACCACGCAGTATTAATTGCTTTGAGGAAAAAAAGGTGCTCCCAAAACTACTATTACTGGCGACAACAAGGGATCGTCCCCAAATATACCTTGAGCGCCTTTTCAATAGTCTTGCCGCTCAAGAAAATAAGAATTTCATTTTGCTTCTTGGCGATCAAAGTCAAAACGGAATTTCAGATTCATTTTTGAACGACTATAAAGGTAAATTTTCTTTTAAAATTGTGAAGATATTGCCTTGTGGGCTGTCTGAAGCAAGGAATATCCTTTTAGGTATTGCACCTAAAGGTTATGAGTGGTTTACCCTAACTGATGATGATTGCTACTACACTCCAGATTGCTTCTCTCAGTTTGCTAAATACCAGGCTTTGGAGCCATCAGCTGCCGCTTTTGCAGGAAATCCATGTGAAACTATTGAAGATTGTGCGTGTTCTGAGCAGAGTCTTCATTCTTTGACTTGTTTTAGTGCTATACAAAAAGCACCGTCGTACGTGCTTTTTTTTCGTCGCACGGCCTTTGAATCAGTGGGACTTTTTGACACCTGCATGGGAATTGGCAGTAATACGCCTTGGCAAAGTGGAGAAGAAACTGATATTCTTATTAGAATGATTGTATCTGGGTTCCGCGTATACCGAGCAAAAGGAATAAACGTACTTCATGATACTATTTTTAAAAATCCACTAGATACAAAAAAAATTAGAAGTTACGGTGCTGGACGAATGTTCTTACTTGTAAAACACAAATATTCAATATTTTTCTGCCTATTGAATATTGCATATCCAGTAATAATCAGTCTCCCTCATTTTTTTTCTAGAGGACCACTTAGTTTTAGAGTGTATTCACATATGTTTTGGGGTAGATTATTAGGATATATAAAACTTATATTCATGCGTTTGAAAAATTGTAAATCACAAAAAACTTCGTTGGAGTAG
- a CDS encoding glycosyltransferase family 2 protein, whose protein sequence is MKKILMHAVRQNIVIGVESDDYPNDLKTKQKLFKNTLINTVSVPQFSVCIPAYNDIECFTRCIASVLRQKDVSLECVVCDDSNSDSIFNYINKINDSRVRYYRNKPPNGAPKNWNSALHLSQGDVVTLLHQDDWYRSESTLKDVLGCMQRNDADVCFCGQAIANESGEVLGEYPVSVGKVLRMYTGFPRRTLVVNLLGAPSVVFFQRRHLDVEYDVKLLYFSDTDYYYRLLSSSSAVTVLAEPNVGISRSVAQISKFCLSHLDSVLEELFYALKKHQASSIDSCAAVARFVASNLRHWRVASLLSALKLIWKHFSLQATLLTFFIFPIFAGHMCYRLFLRKVCGRIWA, encoded by the coding sequence TTGAAAAAAATACTAATGCATGCTGTGAGGCAAAATATAGTTATTGGAGTTGAAAGTGATGACTATCCAAATGATCTAAAAACAAAACAGAAACTCTTCAAAAATACCCTTATTAATACTGTAAGTGTTCCACAGTTTTCTGTTTGCATACCTGCGTATAATGATATTGAGTGCTTTACGCGTTGCATAGCTTCTGTTTTGCGACAGAAGGATGTTAGCCTAGAGTGCGTTGTTTGTGATGATTCAAATTCTGATTCTATTTTTAACTACATTAATAAAATAAATGATTCACGTGTGCGATATTATCGTAATAAACCTCCTAATGGCGCGCCTAAAAATTGGAATTCTGCTTTACATTTGAGTCAAGGTGACGTTGTCACATTGCTGCATCAAGATGATTGGTATAGATCAGAGAGCACACTAAAAGATGTGTTAGGCTGTATGCAGCGTAATGATGCAGATGTCTGTTTTTGTGGTCAAGCTATAGCGAATGAAAGTGGAGAGGTGCTAGGAGAATACCCTGTTTCTGTGGGTAAAGTTTTAAGGATGTACACTGGATTCCCTCGGCGAACTTTAGTGGTTAACCTGCTGGGTGCACCAAGTGTTGTTTTTTTTCAAAGACGGCATCTTGATGTAGAATATGATGTTAAATTGCTCTACTTTTCAGATACAGATTATTACTATAGATTGTTGAGCTCTAGCTCAGCTGTCACTGTGCTGGCTGAGCCGAATGTTGGAATCAGCAGGAGTGTCGCTCAAATATCAAAATTTTGCCTTTCACATCTCGATTCCGTGCTTGAAGAGCTTTTTTATGCACTTAAAAAACATCAAGCCTCATCTATAGATTCGTGCGCGGCAGTTGCAAGGTTTGTTGCTTCTAATTTGCGGCATTGGCGTGTGGCAAGCTTATTATCAGCGCTAAAGTTGATATGGAAACATTTTTCTTTGCAGGCTACATTGCTCACTTTTTTTATTTTCCCTATTTTTGCGGGGCATATGTGCTACCGCCTTTTTTTGAGAAAGGTTTGCGGTAGGATATGGGCTTGA
- a CDS encoding ABC transporter ATP-binding protein, translating to MKKKLLFFGSDFWRILANISASNRAKTYCLFFLMGLQSALELFFILALTYLGTALTSPHILYDNYIFKGIFWLSPQLQEWGQNPRYLLLISGCAVVIISILKNFVSYITAKVTIQLSERLSITIGREIMHRFLYSKYIWHLSPESAATFQCMQWRGHLATMLISQLSMYACMLTVIILFCSLVNQEPILTTLVVSFVALSGALLYKILRLNIDKAAQESAASMCDENKAVLCATRGIRDVLIYRQQEVFEQSVMEAAERGISARAFIAIAPTIPTWVLEAISFGVVVLALFYLVCFAQADIPRITMALGLLMLTAWRVMPYANRVVSFQVSIRSVRPMALAVLELLETLRKKPRASLPVPDENFCFNDVISFKNISFKYPGAEKNSLEDVTFDIHVGKKIGIIGPSGGGKSTLVGVLSGLLEPQSGDIFVDGQLLTQSRAASFAKLIGYVPQSSFLFAGTLAENIAFSNWGKPWDKEHVLDACRKAAIDFVDNHPAGLEMPIGENGAGLSGGQAQRVSIARAMYANPLLMIFDEATSALDQANENSIQRTIDLLGNEVTSVIVAHRLTTVAHCDTILWLDKGKVVMQGNPEEVLDKYQRLYSRQDR from the coding sequence ATGAAAAAGAAATTATTGTTTTTTGGCTCAGACTTCTGGAGAATCCTAGCCAATATTTCGGCATCAAACAGAGCAAAAACATATTGCTTATTTTTTTTAATGGGTCTGCAATCTGCTCTCGAACTTTTTTTTATCCTTGCTCTCACATATTTAGGAACAGCGCTAACATCTCCTCATATTCTTTATGATAATTACATTTTTAAAGGAATATTTTGGCTTTCTCCTCAATTGCAAGAATGGGGTCAAAATCCAAGATACTTGTTGCTTATTTCTGGCTGCGCCGTGGTGATTATTTCAATTTTAAAAAATTTTGTTAGTTATATCACTGCTAAAGTGACAATCCAGCTTAGCGAAAGACTATCAATAACAATTGGTAGAGAAATAATGCATCGGTTTCTTTACAGTAAATACATATGGCATCTTTCGCCAGAAAGCGCAGCAACATTCCAGTGTATGCAATGGCGAGGCCATCTGGCGACGATGTTGATTTCTCAGTTATCCATGTATGCCTGTATGTTGACAGTCATTATTCTTTTTTGCAGCCTAGTTAACCAAGAACCGATTCTGACCACATTAGTTGTATCATTCGTGGCGCTTTCCGGAGCACTCTTATACAAGATATTACGTTTGAATATTGACAAGGCTGCTCAAGAATCAGCTGCCAGTATGTGTGATGAAAATAAGGCTGTGTTATGTGCTACCCGAGGTATCCGGGATGTGCTTATCTACAGGCAGCAGGAAGTTTTTGAACAGTCTGTTATGGAGGCCGCAGAGCGGGGTATTTCTGCTCGGGCCTTCATTGCCATAGCCCCTACAATCCCCACTTGGGTGTTGGAGGCAATATCGTTTGGGGTTGTCGTTTTGGCCTTGTTCTATCTTGTTTGCTTCGCTCAAGCGGATATTCCGCGCATCACTATGGCCTTGGGGCTGCTTATGCTGACGGCCTGGCGTGTTATGCCTTATGCAAATCGAGTTGTCAGTTTTCAAGTATCCATACGGAGCGTCCGCCCTATGGCCTTGGCTGTTTTAGAGCTGCTCGAAACCCTGAGAAAAAAACCTCGGGCCTCCTTGCCTGTGCCAGATGAGAACTTTTGTTTCAACGATGTAATATCGTTCAAAAATATATCTTTCAAATATCCTGGAGCGGAAAAAAATAGTCTTGAGGATGTGACCTTTGATATTCACGTTGGGAAAAAAATCGGAATCATTGGCCCTTCTGGTGGTGGCAAAAGCACTCTTGTGGGTGTGCTAAGCGGCTTGCTTGAACCGCAATCAGGTGACATCTTTGTTGATGGGCAACTGTTGACGCAATCCAGAGCTGCATCGTTTGCCAAGCTTATTGGATATGTCCCTCAGTCTTCCTTCCTTTTTGCCGGGACACTTGCTGAAAATATTGCCTTCAGCAACTGGGGGAAACCTTGGGACAAAGAGCACGTTCTTGATGCGTGCCGCAAGGCGGCCATTGATTTTGTGGATAATCATCCTGCTGGTCTCGAAATGCCCATAGGTGAGAATGGCGCTGGCCTTTCTGGAGGACAAGCTCAACGGGTTTCCATTGCAAGGGCAATGTACGCTAACCCCTTGCTGATGATTTTTGATGAAGCAACAAGTGCGCTTGATCAGGCAAATGAAAATAGTATTCAGAGGACTATTGACCTTTTGGGAAATGAGGTAACTAGTGTCATAGTTGCACACCGACTGACAACTGTTGCTCACTGTGACACTATTCTTTGGCTGGATAAAGGCAAAGTTGTTATGCAAGGAAACCCAGAAGAAGTATTAGATAAATATCAAAGGTTGTATTCGAGGCAAGATAGATAA
- a CDS encoding glycosyltransferase, with product MAFTKKISAVTVVTRSYIPFARVLLASIKKQYPSMPLFVILLDILEGDCFCGSGVEVIPAKDLGIAEFDNMLERYTNTEMCVALKPFAIKEIFRRTNGNVDGVIYMDSDIYVVSPMDELEKIVDAGAEVVLTPHLNTPSPHGRTSDLTMLKCGVYNMGFAFFANTASSRAILDWWAHWLVHFCYEDFTAGLFGDQKWMDLLPCFADNYKILRHSGYNVAYWNIDQRPVTRRGTQWFAADVPLRFLHFSCPALEPEPLFSKNLDRYHADKIGELSLLVDDYARQILDAGLHEYSALPCGLRKAHLTRTDPRGNRAVALSSQDVQPMSKLVKIACLLMLFPLAFIVQLKGLFSKGFLRSRLKACGKSFLGAVWACPEDSYQWLLKQNFFVKVLTEKPFLLAVYLRRNARSLRALFRDIRKFGMSKIFVFAKDCLGVIPISPRAILVTDTRVPHHDMIAADLTTFHLLKDLVSFGYTVTFLPWGAPWPERYATDLRRLGVILDYAPEQHGSSADYVRKFGHRFSKFYLQPLGLASDLVPIIRSVSPKAKVIFHAADICFVREQREAELTKNAKMMKSAAETKKNELSLIRKVDHLVVISDKEKEFIQKELGNSTSVSTFTCLYSKCVDRPQPFESRDGLIFIGVFGHRPNIDAVLWFAKKVWPLIRKSAPQMVFHVVGNYAPPEIQELDGRDGIIIEGFVEDLDPLLSSVRLAVAPLRYGAGIKGKIGTTMGAGIPNVCTSIAVEGMAIQNGVEALVADAPEAFAEAVLQLYSDEALWNKLSQAGLNLVKKHFSEKAGTEQFRQVLCEAGFWNNKEAEHV from the coding sequence ATGGCTTTTACTAAGAAAATTTCTGCTGTGACAGTTGTAACTCGCTCATACATTCCTTTTGCCCGCGTTTTGCTTGCCTCCATAAAGAAACAGTATCCTAGCATGCCACTCTTTGTGATTTTGCTGGATATTCTTGAAGGCGATTGCTTTTGTGGGAGTGGAGTTGAGGTAATTCCGGCGAAAGATTTAGGTATTGCTGAATTTGATAATATGCTGGAGCGCTATACTAATACTGAAATGTGTGTAGCCTTAAAGCCGTTTGCCATCAAAGAAATTTTTCGACGTACCAATGGCAACGTTGATGGTGTTATTTATATGGACAGCGACATTTATGTCGTTTCGCCGATGGATGAGCTTGAAAAAATAGTAGATGCTGGTGCGGAGGTTGTCCTCACTCCACATTTGAACACGCCAAGTCCCCATGGACGAACGTCTGACCTGACGATGCTCAAGTGCGGCGTTTATAATATGGGGTTCGCTTTTTTTGCCAACACAGCTTCTAGTCGCGCAATACTAGATTGGTGGGCACATTGGTTGGTTCATTTTTGCTATGAAGATTTCACTGCGGGATTGTTTGGTGACCAGAAGTGGATGGATTTGCTTCCATGTTTTGCTGATAACTATAAAATCTTGCGACATAGCGGGTACAATGTCGCATATTGGAACATTGACCAACGTCCTGTTACCCGCCGTGGGACGCAGTGGTTTGCGGCAGACGTCCCGTTACGATTCCTGCATTTCAGTTGTCCTGCTCTTGAGCCAGAGCCGTTGTTTTCAAAAAACTTGGACAGGTATCATGCAGATAAAATAGGTGAGTTGTCATTACTTGTTGATGACTACGCCAGACAGATTCTTGATGCTGGTTTGCATGAATATTCTGCGTTACCGTGTGGGTTGCGCAAGGCACATCTTACACGTACTGATCCACGCGGAAATCGAGCTGTTGCCTTGTCATCACAAGATGTTCAGCCTATGTCGAAACTTGTAAAGATTGCTTGTTTGCTTATGCTTTTCCCGCTAGCCTTTATAGTGCAACTAAAAGGTTTGTTTTCAAAGGGGTTCTTGCGTAGTCGGCTGAAGGCCTGTGGAAAGTCATTTTTAGGTGCTGTTTGGGCTTGTCCAGAGGATAGCTATCAGTGGTTGTTAAAGCAGAATTTCTTTGTCAAGGTGTTAACAGAAAAGCCTTTTCTTCTAGCTGTTTATTTGCGGCGTAACGCGCGTTCACTCCGGGCGTTATTCCGTGATATTAGAAAATTTGGCATGTCGAAAATTTTTGTTTTTGCCAAAGATTGTTTGGGAGTTATTCCAATTTCTCCACGGGCAATTCTTGTGACTGATACAAGAGTACCGCATCATGACATGATTGCAGCGGATCTGACTACTTTTCATCTGCTGAAAGATCTTGTTTCATTTGGTTATACCGTGACTTTTTTGCCTTGGGGAGCACCCTGGCCAGAGCGTTATGCTACTGACCTGCGGCGTTTGGGCGTCATTTTAGATTATGCACCTGAACAACACGGCAGTAGTGCCGATTATGTGCGTAAATTTGGGCACCGCTTCTCCAAATTTTATTTGCAACCATTAGGTCTTGCAAGTGATCTTGTTCCAATAATCAGGTCTGTGTCCCCTAAGGCGAAGGTAATTTTTCATGCTGCAGATATATGTTTTGTGCGAGAACAGCGTGAAGCCGAATTGACCAAAAATGCAAAAATGATGAAAAGTGCCGCTGAAACAAAGAAAAATGAGTTAAGCTTGATCCGAAAAGTTGATCATCTTGTTGTTATCAGCGATAAGGAAAAAGAGTTTATTCAGAAAGAACTTGGTAATTCAACGTCGGTTTCTACCTTCACATGTCTTTACTCCAAGTGCGTAGATAGGCCTCAGCCTTTTGAAAGTAGAGATGGTCTTATTTTTATAGGTGTATTTGGCCATCGTCCCAATATTGATGCTGTTCTTTGGTTTGCTAAAAAAGTTTGGCCTTTGATCAGAAAAAGCGCACCGCAAATGGTTTTTCATGTAGTTGGTAATTATGCCCCGCCCGAAATTCAAGAATTAGACGGAAGGGACGGAATAATTATCGAGGGGTTTGTTGAAGACCTTGATCCATTGTTGAGCTCTGTTCGTCTTGCAGTGGCTCCTTTGCGTTATGGCGCTGGCATTAAGGGAAAGATCGGCACAACGATGGGGGCCGGCATCCCAAATGTTTGCACATCAATTGCTGTTGAGGGTATGGCTATCCAAAATGGAGTGGAGGCTCTAGTGGCGGACGCCCCTGAAGCTTTTGCCGAGGCAGTATTGCAGCTGTATTCTGATGAGGCTCTTTGGAATAAACTCTCTCAGGCTGGGCTTAATCTTGTAAAGAAGCATTTTAGTGAGAAAGCAGGCACAGAACAATTTAGGCAGGTTTTGTGTGAAGCTGGATTTTGGAACAATAAGGAGGCGGAGCATGTTTAA